A window from Solanum stenotomum isolate F172 chromosome 5, ASM1918654v1, whole genome shotgun sequence encodes these proteins:
- the LOC125864515 gene encoding V-type proton ATPase 16 kDa proteolipid subunit produces MSNFAGDETAPFFGFLGAAAALVFSCMGAAYGTAKSGVGVASMGVMRPELVMKSIVPVVMAGVLGIYGLIIAVIISTGINPKTKSYYLFDGYAHLSSGLACGLAGLSAGMAIGIVGDAGVRANAQQPKLFVGMILILIFAEALALYGLIVGIILSSRAGQSRAE; encoded by the exons ATGTCGAACTTTGCCGGAGATGAAACTGCTCCTTTCTTCGGCTTCCTTGGTGCTGCCGCTGCCCTCGTCTTCTCAT GTATGGGGGCAGCTTATGGAACAGCAAAGAGTGGTGTTGGAGTGGCGTCAATGGGAGTGATGAGGCCGGAGTTGGTGATGAAATCAATTGTTCCAGTGGTTATGGCTGGTGTGTTAGGTATTTATGGCTTGATTATTGCTGTGATCATCAGTACTGGGATTAACCCCAAAACAAAGTCGTATTACCTATTTGATGGCTATGCTCATCTCTCATCTGGACTTGCTTGTGGTCTTGCTGGCCTCTCTGCTGGAATGGCTATTGGTATTGTTGGAGATGCTGGTGTTAG GGCTAATGCACAACAACCCAAGCTTTTTGTTGGGATGATCCTCATTCTCATTTTCGCTGAAGCCTTGGCTCTTTATGGGCTTATTGTTGGCATTATCTTGTCTTCCCGAGCTGGGCAGTCTAGAGCTGAGTGA